The sequence below is a genomic window from Hippocampus zosterae strain Florida chromosome 15, ASM2543408v3, whole genome shotgun sequence.
AAAGTTGAATTAGCGGGTATTTTAAGAGTCTTACAAGGCGGAAAATAATGTAAATGCAGCGATAGAGAAGAAAATGATTGTGGGAGCATTAACTATGATGACGCAACAATGTATTCTCCACCTATGGCCTCATTATTTAAGACAATTGTTTGATGTTATTGGCCCCAAGAACGATTCATGTTGTATTTTGTGCCAGTCTCAAAACCAACAGCTTCTGTCcgcgtaaaaaatatatatatatatatatatatatatatatatatatatatatatatatatatatatatatataagggcggcccggtagtccagtggttagcacgtcggcttcacagtgcagaggtaccgggttcgattccggctccggcctccctgtgtggagtttgcatgttctccccgggcctgcgtgggttttttccgggtgctccggtttcctcccacattccaaaaacatgcatggtaggctgattggacgctctaaattatccctaggtgtgattgtgagtgcgaatgtttgttcgtttctgtgtgccctgcgattggctggcaaccgatccagggtgtcccccgcctactgcccgaagacgactgggataggctccagcaacccccgcgaccctagtgaggatcaagcggcttggaagatgaatgaatgaatgaatgaatatatatataaataatcgcTGAGACAAGGCCGTGATTTTTTACGACCGTTTAGCAATGGTTCCTCAAAACAAATACaggtttttttatgcctcggattaggACCGAAAAACAGtcctcgaccaaactgagcgcacttgaatgcgccacttgactcctctcaccttccttacacgagaaagtgacgcttccttCGGCAGACGAGGAATTGAcccttcctcgtgtagcgttccattgtgagtagacatgttcaataaagattttggtttcggttttcgaacaaatcggttttccaacagccttctggaatagattatggtcgaaaaccgaggtatgactgtcaCCTAAATTGCAACAGAGCAGCAGTTTAgtgaaacagcaacacacattttAGTGTCTATCACAAACGCAAAGTTAGCGTGGTTAGCCAAAAAGAATGCCAATAGCCAGACGTCAACACTGAGATCTGTAAATAAATGGAACTTGTGACATTTAATCAAAGAATTAAATCAGTACTTTTACCATCACAGTTTGATAGTACAATATGTTTATTTCTACTTAGGTACATAGTGTGCGTATTTATGCCATCTCTGTGTCAACATTATTTAATTGTTCTTCTGCCTGTCGCTATATGCCGCTGGCATAGACAAATGACCTAAGATGCattacttgagaaaaaaaatgtttttttgaaccACTTACGTAATCCTGGAAAATTTCCCATGGCCCACCCGATACATGCACAGTGGTTGTGAATCATTAGTTAACAGAACGGACATCCACATGTGACTGATTAGTCAACAGATATGATAATATGAACCTTCTTGAGTCTTTTATGACGCAAAGACAAGTTTTCTCTGGTTTCACACCGCTGATAGCGCCCGTGCTTTTTACGCATTTCACACACTGCACATTGATTATCTGCTGGTTCGGGTCAAAAACCTCCACTACCAGGATATATTTCACCATACGTATGTGGTAACTACATCATCCCCTCGCTGATCTGATGAATTATTAACACTTGACACAACTTGCACATACAGCGAAATTCTCTCCCTCTCGTACACTTCAGGGTTGAGAGGAAACCTTGGGAAATTAGTTCAAGTGAATTGCTCGTCTGGATGAAGATTGTATGGGAATGACAGAAGTACAGTAAGTCTGGACGGAGTTAGTCCTATTTAAATGCAGACGTTAGGGCGGTGTTGTGAACATGGGCTAAAATAACTCCTAAGCAGGAAGGGGGTTACTCAAGTCCAATCAGGTGGGTAGCCTCTCAAATTTCACCACTCacaaatttcacaataaaaacaatacagtcGAGCAGATATGGAGCCTCAAGACAATCACAACACCAGTTCTTCTCTTGCAGTGAGTTGCAATGCATGCCAGGCTCAATCGCCAGGTATGCAGCTGTTGAGTCGCCAAATGTAAATTTGTGCGCGACTTTCCGGGTTCAGACGCAGTTGCTCTGTGCTCACATATGTGACTTACTGCCACATCTGTCAATATGGCCTACAAAGATGTGAGAGCAGTGGTGttatcgcgggccacattgtaattATGGTTTCTCTTGAAGGGTTGTTACGATTGTGAATTTTgtaaaaccatataaatgtttaaccacctccacatattacatacacagagaacaacaaattgatggataacagGCTTTGACATCAGTAGTCAAGAGGAATGGATTGCTCAAACATTGCAATTATTACGTTATATGTAACATACGTCAAACTCAAGCCCCGGGGACCAGATGtggtccgccacatcattttatttggcccgcgaaagcaaatcaaagatgacaacttccatgatacttgctaaaatgcgtaccaaaatttcaaattttcatatctactaaatcagtgacatattgtaaACATAACAATTACTGAAACAATCGTTGAATAAAATTTTATTCTCTATATAGTTTgagtcatcacggccctccaagggaaatggtaattAAAATCTGGCCCACAACAAACATGAGTTTGACAACTCTGATATACTGTATGACAATTCGAAATTTTGGTTGAGACTTTCGCGAACATCATAGAAATTGACATGCTtgaattgctttcacgggccacatcaaatgatgtggcggtccagatctggcccccgggtcttgactttgacacccgtgtgtTGGAAAATTATGTGCAGCTCACCTGGTTTGGACAAAGGCATCACTCTGGGGAACTGCCTTCTGGAAGGTCTCAATGGACTGGAAGAAAATCACCAATGAGGAAACGCACTTTCAATATACCAAATGCTGACCCACTAAATCCAGACCTGATTAGATCCTTGCAAAGGGGTGGGAAAGGCTGCTTCTGATAGTGACCGAACACCTCAAAGACGATGGGCTGGGTCTTGATGTACTCCACGAATGACTTGGTGACCTCCACTGAGATCTAAGGGAAGAAAATCACCACAGGTCTTACTTTCCATGGAAACataactttgtttgttttttgtcaatgaGAATGAGCTTGTTGAGTTCTTACATTTTGCACATGGTAAAAGCCCAGTGGCGGCCCCCGGCCGGTGTTCTTCAGCGGCTCAGTGGAAAAGGCTTCATCGTGGCGGTGGATGAAGCTGGGAAATCAAAGTGAGGGCTCATTCGTCCTTCCAGATAACGCGACTTTGGTTTCATCTATCCATGATTTGTAAACTCCGATTTTTGTGAGTCATGCAAGTTTCCAAATCTGAATCATTTGTCTTTGTGCAAGGTGTGGGTCACATCATCCAATCCTTCTTGAGGATAGAAACCTCAAAATTGGTGTGTGAATTTTTAAAGGAAAGGGCAGCTTTAACCAACACTTCCAATCTCATCGCATTGATTGGACTCTTGACTCTTAGATGAGGATCAGATCACATTTCTGACCTGGGTATTTCCAAAGGGCTTACATACTtgcaaattgaattttaaaataagATTTTGTGTCACAGAAAATTCACGCGAGTGGAAAGGAACTTTGACAGGCTTGAATGTAGTTTTGTGCACTCACTTGAACTGGCAGAAGATGTCGGCGTACTCGGCCGAGATGCTGGAGGCCTGCAAGACGGTGACTCTGAAGGTGAAGGTGCTGCCTATCTTCAGATGGGACAAAGCCTTCTCTGGCGAGAGCTCCAAAGGAAGGTCCAGACCCAGTCCCGAGCTTTTCACGGGGCTGGGTGGAGTTTCCGGGGCAGCTACGTTGGACaatagtgtaaaaaaataaaataaaaacagatgcaCTGAAAGGTGTTTTCAGACTCCAACACCACGTGAAGCTTGGCGCTTCCTCTCACCTTCACATGTGTTGTTGTTGACTTCATCCGCAGAGATTCCTGCTTCTGCATTTTGACCTTCTCCTTCCACAATGCGGAGCTCCTCTTGGGAGGTGTTGGAATGGGAAAgaccgactggtgaacacgACTCTGTCTGGAACTGGAGGAGTGAAACAACCAAACAGAAAGAAgagcatgaattaaaaaaaaaagattcaacatGGGCAGAGCTGAGCGCCGCTATATAGTCATATGAATATTCAGCTAAATCACAAAGAGCAGAGAAATTTTCCAAATTATTTGGACTCGTATTTAATTttcacaaaatcttttttttcctatgatGTGCTAACtaatagaaaacaaaaccaaaaaaactccAAAGGAGATCACCTTTTCAAACTGTTTATCTTCAAAGGAGATCTTGGCCATGCCTGACTGCCTCACACCAGAGCCATAATCCGGCGCTTCTTCATCCGCTACAGAGACAGGACATTGCTCAAGGTTAAGGTTATGTACTGGATGCATTTTTTCAATCAACTCCTGAATTCTAACCTGAAATTGCCTGCACAGCCACTCTGAGGAAACCCTTCACTTCGCCCTTCTCGCTGACGATGGCCACACGATGGACCAATGGAACAGGATAAAGCAGGTTGCTCAGGTACACAAATGCCCTGAGGAGAAACATGCAAACAGGATTCGACTGGCGTTTCTTTCCACTTCCCCTTTAAAGAAATGTTAATGGTATAATGCTAAATGTTAATATAAACCCCGTAAACCTCTCAGGTGTGTAGACTCGGGTCAATTAAGGGAGCCCAAAGTTAAAACAACCCGGTGAGGCATCATTTAGCTGTTACACTGCAGGCAAATGGAATAAGCTGCTAAGAGAAAGGAAGTGATCCCCAAgcgtaaatgcttttaaatctgggttaacccccccgtcccccaccaccacctatATCTATGATCAAGGTATTCCcaactgtttttaaaatcacgctttaaaaaaaagtgttcttgCATTGTATGTTCTGCCGAACAGCCACTGACCTGCCAACCAGGCGGAACCATGGGAAGCGGTCATAGAAGGGGTCTCCGCCGGTGAGGGCGTGGTCACAGTCCTCCACGGCGCTGCTCGGAAGCTCTGCAGCCCGATCGTACATTTCTCTCATCAGGTCCAGTCTCTGCCTAGATGGGGCACAAAGAGAGAGCTGTGAAAAACATCCTGGATATGTCTTGGTtgtttttaatgtataattAAACAGTGCACACAATACAATATTTAGTGTAATTATGACTTTATTAAGGTGTTCTAATTTCCATACATATTCAGGCATCGCCGCCGTAGCAATGGAATTCCGTTGTACAGAGTACGACGCCCGTCAAGGCCAAATCCAGAAATACCTGAGCTTCTCCAGAGTCCAGTAATGCGTGGCGCCGTTCTTTTGGTCCTGCACTTCAACGGCCACGATGGTCCGCGGGAACGGTCGTCTCTCCCTCTCCTTGGTCTCGCTGGCAGGGAGCAGGTCGGGAGGCAGTGGGGAGTACAGCGTGTCCGTCAGAAGGACGAATTGAAACTGGACCTAAAGATGTTAACATATTTGTTTCAATTcataaaaaagggggaaaaggcATCATTTCAGGTGAGGATTCAGTCTTGAGTTTGGCCAAAACACAGACGTGATTGTCATGCGTAATGCAATCATATACGAGCATTTTTCCTTGCTTCCGATCAATTGAGAATTTGTCCCCAGCATTCCAATCAGTCAGTAAAGTCCTGAGTCTTTTGCGTTCCCTCCCACGCCCGCACCTTCTTCTTCAGCTCCACACTTATAGCGTTGGCCTCCTTGAGGAAGATGGCGTTGCCCCAAAGCAGATCCCGCAGCGAGGTGAATTGGTAGAAGCGCCATTTCCGGAAGGCCCACAGAGCCAGCTCCGTCTCTCGCGCGGTCCATGACACTGGAGAGGGAAACCAGAAATTATAACTTGATACAAGCTTTGAATTATTTCTTCACGCTTGACTGCTAACTTCACCTTCTTCCTCcggttcctcttcttcttcgggGGACTCCAGGCAGCGTGAGTCCACCTGCTTCTGGAGAGCCTCTAGTTTACTCTCGTAAtcctagaaagaaaaaaaaaaagtggacataGTGATAAAAAAGGTAGAACGGTATGTTCTCCTGATATCTTTATCAAACTTGTACTTACCAGCCTCTGTTGCTCAAGCAAGATACTGGCTTCTTCTCTTTCTTTACGATACTGATCCTCAAGCTCCTGAAGCCTGCAAAAAGATTTGCCATGATCAAATTCCTCATAGCCTTggaggggcggtgggggggcttGTTATCTATTTGAATTGGGATTATTTGTGTATTCATATGATGTTATAAATTAAAAACGGTTTCAAGAGTAAGGATTAGGAATAGATCAATCGTTTTACTTACTTCTATTCTGTTTGAGCAGGTAAACTGTACCAAAttatggaaaacattttttttgcaatttatatactgtattttgggGGTCTACATGTCATTtcaatttcttcttctactttatTTTGGCGGTTGACGGGTGCTTTTGCTCTATTACCGACGCCTTCTGGCCAATATTTACCAACCGCCAAAAGTAAGCCAACACAGGTGGGAAACAGAGATTTTGGGTGCAAGGCGGAGCTTTAACATACTCTAATATTCACCTCTTGCGCGTTGCGTCAAAGTCGGCGATTTGATTATAACTGTGAACACAGTAGGCAGCAATTGAAGTGGTGGTTCCATGGCTATATGGGTAAAAATAACTCAGACAATCGGTAAATCGCTCCGTTTTCCGTCCACTTTGATTCGGCAGTCATTAACTTTTGCCGTCCGTCACGGTGCACTCACGTGACCATGTGACGTGGCTGCAACGGGTCAATTACATGTCACACCTGAATAGAAGTCGCGGGACTGgccaaagtattaaaaaaatatatatcggaaaaaaatctgggtttttttcttttgcatcgCATAATTTCGCACCTCTGCTCCATCTCCTGCTTCATGTCGATGCCTTGTTTCTCCAGCAGCTCCCTCTGAGCAAAGGCCCAGTCGACGGGCTCCACCGGCGTCTCGGCGCACGGCGTCCTCTCGCGCTCCAGCCGGGCCTGCTCGGGGTCGTTGAAACGGAACACGTGACTCTTGCCCATGATGATGCGGTTGCCTGAATTGGGCATATTTGCCTGGTCAAAATTTCCCCTTTCGAATGGCGGATCATTTTgcatcaattctttttttttttttaagagtgacaCCTGAGCGCAGCACAGTGGGCGACGTGACTCGCTTTCCATTAACATACGTCTCTGCGTCCTCACACGGCTCCAGAACTACGCAACCTGTTGAATGATAGAAatgatatttttattgtatGCACGGATAATGACAGACATTCAATTCTTGAACAGCTCAGTGTGTGaccaaaatgcctttttttcccttcatgctGGCGTgaatagaaaaagaaaacttaAATTCAATCAGATATTTGGCCTCAATATGGATTTAAGTGAGAAAAAAAGGTAATTTTTGGCTTATACATATGTTATAgccataaatatttatttgtggATGCGTGAATACcgttatttaattcattgtcaTTCTTTGAAATTTTATTCTGTGAATAAATCCAACCACCTTCTCCTAGGGGGCCGGTGGTGCTACTGAAGGTGCAGTGTTCATCTCGGATAAAATGCCCGCTGAGTACGATGTCCTGGCGCGCCTTGGCATCCTCGCGACCAACCCTAGCGAGGCGGAGGACACTTTAAGTCAAGCGGCACGGACAGAATCTCAAAATACAAAGAATACAATGCAACTTACTTTGTGATGCCGTCTTTAATGTAGTACAGTAGACATTCAGACATCAGCGGGtcttcgttcaggttgaccagaTGAGGCGTCTAAAGcagccaataaataaataaataaataaaaagttacaATCAGATTTGGACTCAGTAAGTCTATAATAAAACACTTTACCTTTTTGGGGGAGAAAACGCCAACGGTGCCTCCGTCTTCTCTCATAGCAACACCCATCTCAGCCAGTAAGGCCTCTCTGCGGGGAACACAGTCACATTGTGAGTCCTGGTACGATTTTTAGCTGTTGGATGGTCCTTGTATTTAATTGCACAGTTGATTGttgagttttgagacgagttttaaagatgagcaGCGAGAGGGCTTgcagaatgttcagtgggaggtcattccaaagagagggaccagcaacggaaaaaggTCGGTCCCCTcagagcctccgcttagttcttggtacctctaataatgtctggtccgcagacctgaggcaccgggcaggtgctTAGGGGcgtaggatcttaaaaagaactctaaaatgtatagcgagccagtgaagagatgccagagtagcagttatatgctccctctcaCGAGtatcagtcaagaggtgagctgcagcattctggaccaactggagacgcttaatggaggattggatGCGATTCAAAAGGAATATAGTTTCAAAGATTTTGATGACACGTATCCCCCGATTGTGCCACTCGAGCACCAAACATCAGAATTATtgctgcagtgtaaatccatcGTAAAATCAAGAAATGGACCAACCTCTCCATGCGAATGGCTTCAGTACGCCGTAGTTTCTCTTCCCAAGTTTCATTGAGTTCTGCAATAATTTTCTCTGTTTCCTATTGGGGGGGGCATATAGATTACTCAATCATATCATGCGGAGTAACCTCCCCCTGCTAAAAATATGACTTAAtgatgctcattaaaaaaattagaaTTTATAGTTGAAATCATACTTGGGATCAATATACGACAAATTATGATCACAAAACAGTTTAGTTCATTTGGAACTCATTTATAACATTCACTTCACTCTAGTTGTGGTATATCTGAAGCTTGCTTGGTAGTTAAATTTTTGCttgtaacacaaaaaataaaataaaaataaatctaagtTACAGCTCAtgactatggaaaaaaaattgttaatcAAGGTAGCACGAGAGCATTCCCGTTTTCTGCTTCCATCCGGCCTACCTTGAGCCTCTCGATGGCCTCCTCGCTGGCCGGGCTGAAAATGCGATCGTGCAGGTTGCTGATGGAGGCGGCGCGACTGGACATGGCCGACAGCGATGGCGAGGGGCTCATGCCCGTCATGGCGTTGGTCACTGTGGAGAGATCACCCCTTTGATTGACAGCCTGGCGATCATTCACTAAGTTCTTGAAATCGCACAGGTCTGTCAGAAAGAGATGGACGGACGAACGGACGGAAGGTGGGAAAGGACAATCGTCGAGGAGAaacatggggggagggggggggcacgcagAGTCACGGATAAGAGGAAGCAAACGAGGGGAGGGAAAACAGGGAGGAAtagaaaagaagaagagaaagctCAAATAAATAGAATCATGGATCGGACAAAAGCCATTACAAATGGACAGAAATGACCGGAAGCTTTTattgatcttattttttttaacctcctaTTTGCACTGAACTACAAAGGAATGACAAATTAAAGGAAAAGATCATTTGGAACGGTTTCAAATAAACATCATCTTCCACTTTGTCCCCAAATTTCCCCCGATTTAGAACAACGCAACTCGACCTGAAAAAAAGGGCCTTTCTGCactgactcattcattcatttccaatAATTTGTCACCCATCTGTACTTGGCGCGAGTATGAGAAAGAAAACAGCAATGAAGCAAGTCACCGCAGCCTGAGGAGTCATACGACTGATTTTTCTGTTCCACGCTACGTGCTATTCAATCCTGAACAGCGCACGCTCCGAAGCATTGCTCTCCACGCGCAGAAGACACAAAACAACCAACCCCCATTCTTCAACCCCCATTCTTGTCGGCAACGCTTCACGATAATGTGCAGGAAGCTTCAGCTTGATGACAAgacacaaatatgaaatccaagtGCACAATCGAATGAGATACAAGACAAGATCTTGCCTTTACAAAGACGATGTAAATGCTCGAACGTGATTTGAGGACGGCACTGCGTCGCACTGAGAGCCCTTCCGAACATTCTGACCCTCGTTTCCATTTAGAAGGTATTCGAAATGGTACATTATGCCAAAAGGTGCATCGCAATAACTTTGATTATCGTGGAGAGATAAATGAAGTCatctctgaaaaagaaaaatctcttTGTAAAAGCAGAAGTGGTGAATTGGACGTCATTAGAATGTGCAGGTGGAACCGAATGAACCGACATGTACAAAATCGATCATTTTGAAATCGTCAATTTGTATCATTTTCCCTTTGTTGCCATCTGGGGGCTCGTTATTTTTTACTCTCTGGTGTGGaggattttgctttttttgttgttgtttttttcagttgcaAAGCGCAGGCGTGCTCGCGTTATACACACGTTGTAAACCGCTGATGACCGGTTCGCCGCATCGATACGCTGACAGGACAAAAGAGGAGGAAAACACTTAAGACTCCAAGTGTCATTTGAATCCCGTcccattccacacacacacacgtgggaGGGGCACACAAGTCTCAAATCTTAATCTTCAAGTTTCAAGAATGTTGCAACTTAACCATTTCtttcaccctgtaacctgataacatgataagctgtccaccgtagtaaccactgtccctgaaagggctaatgtccccccccccccaaaaaaaaatacatgtgaagCCCACACTAAATTTGAAGCACGTCGAATTAAAGTCATTACTTAAATGAAGTTAAAGCACACAGTCTTGCCGCCACAATGATTGCCTGCGAGCCGACGGCGAGGCCGTTATCTTCGTGTCACTCCGACAGTCTGTCAAAATATGTCCAATGTGTTTTGTGGTTCAAAAAAACGTTGGGGCACTGGACCGCTGCCCTCGGAAAGAAATGTGTCAAGTTAGCCGATCACAGGGTCCCATAATACAAGTCCGGCGTGGGCAATTACAGTTTCAAAGAGGCCATGTCACTCAACTGTGTGAAATATGAATTTATGAATTGTACTGTGATAACAAACTGCCACTGGTATgttaataaaaattgaaaactgaaaaaaaaagaaaaatgttgattCAGTTCTATCAAAATGACATATTTACATATATTAACAATAAACCATGCCCAGATGTGCCGCAAGTCTTTTAGTTCTCACATGAAATCAGTGTgtcgtaaaaaaatgtttttaaaaaagggcgcaccaaacaataacaacctCTGGTGTTCTgtgtaaatgtaaataattaacTACGTCAAACAATGACTGGGGGCTTAGACATGTGCCCTGAAATTCAAATACATATCAAGCTGAGTGTTTCAGAAGTTTAAACTAACCAAGTCGTAAAATTAGTGACTTAAGAATGAGTCCGCACACACCGTAAACATGTGCTTGTTGAAAATAACCGCGTTTCCGTCCCAACACTCACTCTCAATGATGTCGCCCAGGCCCTGAGAGTACAACAGGTCTTTGAGGCGGGCCACCTCCTCTTTCAACTCTCGCACCAGACGGTTGTTCGGGTCCTCGTTGATGACGGCATTGCAGCGGATCTGCTTGGCGCGGTCGGCGTACCTGGAAaaggcgttaaaaaaaaacgtgaacacTTGAACTGCATGAGAAGTGTCATTGGCAGTGTCAGTGGCATTTCGTCGCCTAAAGAATGAAAGTTTGGATGTTTTTAGACAATAATGAGTGAAAATTGGTTTGATACAGTGGACTACGGCTGTTTCGTTGTACCACTGTCAGACTTTGGTACATAAGCAATTGGTAACCCAAGCACTGAAGTGATTTTGGAGATGCGAGGATTCTGCCAAACGTGGCATGAGGCACAATAATTTAGACcagcggtgtcaaactaattttggtcgccggccaatttggagttacatcttccctcagAGGGTCGTTATGacaatgaaaccacaaaattattacttgtacacaacaaatcaatagattactcgttttgaaatcagtccagTCAATTAGAGTACTTTGTTTATTAATATAATTAATTCCTAAAATCATTACTGTTCAAATGAGTgttaaacagggtaacaaaattcttgcaaaatctcaacattatttgacaatttgacatttcggtacggtattttagcaagttgacacacgcgatttgctttcgcgggacacataaaatgacctggcgggccggatctggcccctgggccttgagtttgacacatgtgattAAGACCTAGAAAAAGTTTTAAGGAGACATTCTCTCACCGGAGTGTACTGAGGGTTTCATCGTAGTTAATATCAGCAGGGCTGAGAGCAGCCACCATAGCGGTGCGAGAGTTTCCacctaaaaacacaaaaagtatatacttttctggcccaccacatatacccccacaaaataaaacagcttaacgtttttaaaatcaaatgtttgCACTTGGACGTATACATACCCAAGTTCTCCCTTAGGAGCCATGTCAGGACTGAGTCTCTGTAGGGGATGAAACTctccattttcttcttcttcttgttctacACACATTCAAGTACGGCATTGAGTTGCTGAACATGGACATACGTTTGGTCACGTTTTGTAGAACTAACCTTGTTTGGAGCGGAGTCCTGTCAAAATGTAGGCGAGAGATATCGGCAGTTGTTAAGAAGTAGTTTGAAGATGTATTCAGGAATGAGTGGAGTGTACTTGGGTGGACAAGCCTACCTGCTCGGCTAAAGCCGAGATCACTTTGCCCAGCGTGGTCAGAGATTTGTTGATGTTGGCTCCTTCCTAAAGCCCCCCGCAAAATATTTCCAAGTTAAAAAACCTGGAGAAATTCAC
It includes:
- the kif1ab gene encoding kinesin-like protein KIF1A isoform X4 — protein: MAGASVKVAVRVRPFNSREMGKDSKCIIQMSGNTTTILNPKQPKENKSFNFDYSYWSHTTPEDINYASQMQVYKDIGEEMLLHAFEGYNVCIFAYGQTGAGKSYTMMGRQETDQEGIIPLLCEDLFTKISDSNNDNNMSYSVEVSYMEIYCERVRDLLNPKNKGNLRVREHPLMGPYVEDLSKLAVTSYNDIQDLMDSGNKARTVAATNMNETSSRSHAVFNIIFTQKKHDSESENTSEKVSKISLVDLAGSERADSTGAKGTRLKEGANINKSLTTLGKVISALAEQDSAPNKNKKKKKMESFIPYRDSVLTWLLRENLGGNSRTAMVAALSPADINYDETLSTLRYADRAKQIRCNAVINEDPNNRLVRELKEEVARLKDLLYSQGLGDIIEMTNAMTGMSPSPSLSAMSSRAASISNLHDRIFSPASEEAIERLKETEKIIAELNETWEEKLRRTEAIRMEREALLAEMGVAMREDGGTVGVFSPKKTPHLVNLNEDPLMSECLLYYIKDGITKVGREDAKARQDIVLSGHFIRDEHCTFSSTTGPLGEGCVVLEPCEDAETYVNGKRVTSPTVLRSGNRIIMGKSHVFRFNDPEQARLERERTPCAETPVEPVDWAFAQRELLEKQGIDMKQEMEQRLQELEDQYRKEREEASILLEQQRLDYESKLEALQKQVDSRCLESPEEEEEPEEEVSWTARETELALWAFRKWRFYQFTSLRDLLWGNAIFLKEANAISVELKKKVQFQFVLLTDTLYSPLPPDLLPASETKERERRPFPRTIVAVEVQDQKNGATHYWTLEKLRQRLDLMREMYDRAAELPSSAVEDCDHALTGGDPFYDRFPWFRLVGRAFVYLSNLLYPVPLVHRVAIVSEKGEVKGFLRVAVQAISADEEAPDYGSGVRQSGMAKISFEDKQFEKFQTESCSPVGLSHSNTSQEELRIVEGEGQNAEAGISADEVNNNTCEAAPETPPSPVKSSGLGLDLPLELSPEKALSHLKIGSTFTFRVTVLQASSISAEYADIFCQFNFIHRHDEAFSTEPLKNTGRGPPLGFYHVQNISVEVTKSFVEYIKTQPIVFEVFGHYQKQPFPPLCKDLISPLRPSRRQFPRVMPLSKPVPATKLSTLTRSPAGPCHSKHDLMVFFEICELEASGDYIPAVVDHRGGMPCHGTYLLHQGIQRRITVAIAHENGNDIEWKEVKELVIGRIRNTPEADETIIDPNILSLNIVSSGYFWPKNDDKTFYRFEAAWDSSMHNSLLLNRVTPYGEKIYITLSAYLEMENCTQPTVITKDFCMVFYSRDTKLLASRSIRNLFSTGCLRASESNRVTGVYEVTLCHVADNGSPGMQRRRRRVLDTSVAYVRGEENLAGWRPRSDSLILDHQWELEKLSLLQEVEKTRHYLLLREKLEATLLAGQDALYKGSEISDFAKSPVPSQSPASSPAMDSPNQRQRELAAKCLRLLMHTFNRDYSQVSSSASESKLSEISASLMREASVSTLSTLTPSSTCPSLIEGHYDIRHTEPGSGASTPDLDPFSPVDRKQALKGCSFVPDIQEIRVSPIVSKKGYLHFLEAHTSGWVKRYVVVRRPYVYLYRSERDSVERAVINLSSAKVEYSEDKQTLLRTPNTFAVCTEHRGILLQANNDKEMHDWLYAFNPLLAGTIRSKLSRRKSVHSAPVAHRM